The Bombus vancouverensis nearcticus chromosome 12, iyBomVanc1_principal, whole genome shotgun sequence genome contains a region encoding:
- the lt gene encoding vacuolar protein sorting-associated protein light isoform X2, translating to MKLTVLCDAEGGVRSIAWIGHFVAWASDTGVRIYDLNAKCSLGLIKWTRSTDALPEHYRCNLRWSDDRTLLIGWVDIVRICQIRKRSIQEMVNRDLPEFVVDPVSTFQVDFYISGIAPLENQLVLLGCLKELDEDGKSQRPTLHVVEPKYHDFTLVCANSLTLRGYKEYSCNDYHLDCLKEENRFFIVSPKDIVVASLYDADDRIEWLLSHGKFEQALEAVTLDNGKDCKKYTFVYVGRIYLDHLLACGKYDEAGKLCSKILGKDKKLWEEEVYKFARVHQLRSISSYLPRGDVTLDPLIYEMVLYEYLKMDPDGFLQLVKEWSPKLYKVAAVVNGVLEHLIVDNQRQNVLLEALAILYIHDEKYDKALAMYLKLRHKDVFQLIKKYHLYNTVYDMIEGLMDLDAERAIQFFLEKDAVPSDIVVQKLQHNHRYLYLYLDELNKKDTEDKYHGLLVQLYANYSRDKLLPLLRRSNNYPIQQALDICSQRKFYPEMVYLLGRIGNTSEALALMTRELNDMQSAIAFCQEHDDEELWNDLIIYSLDKPKAITFLLQKIGTYVDPRLMVQRIEPSLEIPGLKKALVKMMCDYNLQVSVQEGCRKMLSNDYFNLHERLVKCYQKGIFIDDDQMCGACHRKIIVREPRNLVVFYCKHSFHEDCLPNFEVVENCVICNSQKDISPSRK from the exons ATGAAACTAACTGTATTGTGCGATGCGGAAGGAGGAGTAAGGTCAATTGCATGGATTGGACATTTTGTGGCTTGGGCATCTGATACTGGTGTCAGAATCTATGATTTAAATGCCAAATGTTCATTAGGTCTCATTAAGTGGACTAGATCTACTGA TGCATTACCAGAACATTACAGATGTAATCTTCGATGGTCAGATGATAGAACATTATTAATTGGTTGGGTTGACATAGTGCGAATTTGTCAAATTAGAAAGAGGTCGATACAGGAAATGGTTAATAGAGACCTACCGGAATTTGTGGTAGATCCAG TTTCAACTTTCCAAGTGGATTTTTATATTTCCGGTATTGCACCTTTAGAAAATCAGTTAGTATTACTAGGTTGCTTGAAAGAATTGGATGAAGATGGAAAGAGTCAGAGGCCCACATTACATGTTGTTGAACCAAAGTATCATGATTTTACTCTTGTGTGTGCAAATTCGCTTACACTTCGTGGTTATAAAGAATACAGTTGTAATGATTATCATTTAGACTGTTTGAAAGAGGAAAACAG GTTTTTTATTGTCAGTCCAAAAGATATTGTTGTAGCTAGTTTATATGATGCGGATGACAGAATTGAGTGGCTATTGAGTCATGGAAAATTCGAACAAGCATTAGAGGCAGTAACATTAGATAATGGCAAAGATTGTAAGAAGTACACTTTTGTTTATGTTGGCCGTATATACTTAGATCATTTGTTAGCTTGTGGAAAATATGATGAAGCAGGAAAACTCTGCTCTAAAATTTTaggaaaggataaaaaattgtggGAGGAAGAA GTATATAAATTTGCAAGAGTTCACCAACTGAGGTCTATTTCTTCTTACCTCCCAAGAGGCGATGTCACGTTAGATCCATTGATTTACGAAATGGTTCTTtatgaatatttgaaaatggaTCCTGATGGATTTCTTCAACTAGTCAAAGAATGGTCTCCTAAATTATATAAAGTTGCAGCTGTTGTAAATGGTGTTTTGGAACATCTTATCGTTGATAATCAACGACAAAATGTACTGTTAGAAGCTTTAGCTATTCTATATATTCATGATGAAAAATACGACAAAGCGTTAGCCATGTATTTAAAATTGAGACATAAAGATGTATTTCAGCTTATTAAAAAATACCATCTGTATAATACCGTTTACGACATGATAGAAGGTTTAATGGATTTAGATGCGGAACGTgctatacaattttttttagaaaaggaTGCAGTACCATCTGATATCGTTGTACAAAAATTGCAGCATAATCATCGATATTTATACTTG TATTTAgatgaattaaataaaaaagatacagAAGATAAATATCATGGATTGTTAGTCCAGCTTTATGCTAATTATTCAAGAGATAAATTGTTACCTCTTCTACGCCGTTCTAATAATTATCCAATACAACAAGCACTAGATATCTGTAGTCAGCGAAAATTTTATCCAGAAATGGTATATCTACTTGGTAGAATTGGAAACACTTCTGAAGCTTTAGCACTTATGACTAGAGAATTAAACGATATGCAGAGTGCGATCGCATTTTGTCAAGAACACGATGACGAGGAACTGTGGAATGATTTGATTATTTATTCTTTGGATAAGCCCA AGGCTATTACATTTTTGTTGCAAAAAATAGGCACATATGTTGATCCTAGACTTATGGTACAAAGAATAGAACCGTCTTTAGAAATTCCTGGTTTAAAGAAAGCTTTAGTTAAGATGATGTGTGACTACAATCTCCAAGTGTCAGTACAAGAAGGATGTAGAAAAATGTTATCCAATGATTATTTCAATTTACATGAAAGGCTAGTTAAATGTTATCAAAAAGGGATATTTATAGATG ATGACCAAATGTGTGGAGCTTGCCATAGGAAAATAATTGTAAGAG AACCAAGGAATCTAGTTGTATTTTATTGTAAACATTCGTTTCATGAAGATTGTCTACCAAATTTCGAGGTAGTG GAAAATTGTGTTATATGTAACTCGCAAAAAGATATATCTCCTAGCAGAAAATGA
- the Nse4 gene encoding SMC5-SMC6 complex kleisin component Non-SMC element 1: MSRNSNNCNDSTSSTRSPQQRKEILRRIITRAQSLQDAVNADTIHTLELCMEETDNINSETTLEEKVHNQEEVLMDSEMMSISSNILKQCTRSLTKFVCSYNQAEFAEKLVEYMKKCSDITSETPDWSFLESRVTKCFKRTPHYTTLLGTLVPLEKKEINKRKPTVREAQAQIKKPDKVVAVEKEEESAEQTVKMNKIISKYYKTYSKPLDFFKLILHPNDFGKTIQNILQMSFLVRDGRVIVAKDESGILVVQPCSRDMTTEVMAGKRSNIQNVMYLNMEQWKILRDTYRIKKPMIKSDTET; this comes from the exons ATGTCCAGAAATAGTAACAATTGTAACGATAGCACGTCGTCTACACGATCACCACAACAACGCAAAGAGATTCTAAGGAGGATTATAACTAGAGCACAATCTTTAC AAGATGCAGTTAATGCTGATACTATACACACTTTGGAATTATGTATGGAAGAGACAGATAATATAAACTCTGAAACAACTTTAGAAGAAAAAG TGCATAATCAAGAAGAGGTATTAATGGATTCAGAAATGATGAGCATATCTTCTAACATTTTAAAACAATGTACAAGATCTTTGACAAAATTTGTATGTTCATATAATCAAGCGGAATTTGCTGAAAAATTG gtGGAATATATGAAGAAATGTTCTGATATTACATCAGAAACACCAGATTGGTCATTTCTAGAATCACGAGTTACAAAATGTTTTAAAAGAACACCACATTATACCACATTACTAg GTACTTTGGTACCATtagaaaagaaggaaattaaCAAAAGAAAACCAACAGTTAGAGAAGCTCAAGCACAAATAAAAAAACCAGATAAAGTAGTGGCagttgaaaaagaagaagaaagtgcAGAACAAACTGTAAAAATGAACAAAATCAtctctaaatattataaaaccTACTCCAAACCTcttgatttttttaaattaattttacatcCAAATGATTTTGGAAAAactattcaaaatattttacaaatgtccTTTCTTGTCCGAGATGGAAGGGTAATAGTAGCAAAAG ATGAATCTGGAATACTTGTTGTTCAACCCTGCTCTAGAGACATGACAACTGAAGTAATGGCAGGAAAGAGGTCTAACATTCAAAACGTGATGTATCTAAACATGGAACAATGGAAG atTTTAAGGGACACTTATCGAATAAAAAAACCAATGATTAAATCTGATACTgaaacataa
- the lt gene encoding vacuolar protein sorting-associated protein light isoform X1, whose product MENTSNKEEQNNQNDSDSEVDEVEPRLKYVRVRNDLEHILQNDAASCIAVHPKFLCLGSHWGMIHLLDHQGNNIQSKSLQAHTVAVNQISIDHNGDFIASCSDDGKVFIYGLYSTENNHNMSMGRLVKSIAIDPNYYKSCSGRRFITGDDKLVLYEKTFLSRMKLTVLCDAEGGVRSIAWIGHFVAWASDTGVRIYDLNAKCSLGLIKWTRSTDALPEHYRCNLRWSDDRTLLIGWVDIVRICQIRKRSIQEMVNRDLPEFVVDPVSTFQVDFYISGIAPLENQLVLLGCLKELDEDGKSQRPTLHVVEPKYHDFTLVCANSLTLRGYKEYSCNDYHLDCLKEENRFFIVSPKDIVVASLYDADDRIEWLLSHGKFEQALEAVTLDNGKDCKKYTFVYVGRIYLDHLLACGKYDEAGKLCSKILGKDKKLWEEEVYKFARVHQLRSISSYLPRGDVTLDPLIYEMVLYEYLKMDPDGFLQLVKEWSPKLYKVAAVVNGVLEHLIVDNQRQNVLLEALAILYIHDEKYDKALAMYLKLRHKDVFQLIKKYHLYNTVYDMIEGLMDLDAERAIQFFLEKDAVPSDIVVQKLQHNHRYLYLYLDELNKKDTEDKYHGLLVQLYANYSRDKLLPLLRRSNNYPIQQALDICSQRKFYPEMVYLLGRIGNTSEALALMTRELNDMQSAIAFCQEHDDEELWNDLIIYSLDKPKAITFLLQKIGTYVDPRLMVQRIEPSLEIPGLKKALVKMMCDYNLQVSVQEGCRKMLSNDYFNLHERLVKCYQKGIFIDDDQMCGACHRKIIVREPRNLVVFYCKHSFHEDCLPNFEVVENCVICNSQKDISPSRK is encoded by the exons ATGGAAAATACCTCGAATAAG gaAGAACAGAATAATCAGAATGATTCAGACTCTGAGGTAGATGAGGTAGAACCTAGACTCAAATACGTCAGAGTACGAAATGATTTAGAACATATATTACAAAATGATGCAGCTAGTTGCATTGCAGTACATCCTAAG TTCCTATGTCTGGGTTCACACTGGGGTATGATACATCTTTTAGATCATCAAGGAAATAATATACAGTCTAAAAGTTTACAAGCACATACAGTTGCTGTCAATCAGATTTCTATAGACCATAATGGAGATTTCATTGCATCCTGTAGTGATGATGGAAAAGTTTTTATATATGGTCTTTACAGCACAGAGAATAATCATAATATGAGCATGGGTAGATTAGTTAAAAGTATAGCTATAGAtccaaattattataaaagttgTAGCGGAAGAAGATTTATTACAG gGGATGATAAATTGGTTTTGTATGAAAAAACATTTTTATCCAGAATGAAACTAACTGTATTGTGCGATGCGGAAGGAGGAGTAAGGTCAATTGCATGGATTGGACATTTTGTGGCTTGGGCATCTGATACTGGTGTCAGAATCTATGATTTAAATGCCAAATGTTCATTAGGTCTCATTAAGTGGACTAGATCTACTGA TGCATTACCAGAACATTACAGATGTAATCTTCGATGGTCAGATGATAGAACATTATTAATTGGTTGGGTTGACATAGTGCGAATTTGTCAAATTAGAAAGAGGTCGATACAGGAAATGGTTAATAGAGACCTACCGGAATTTGTGGTAGATCCAG TTTCAACTTTCCAAGTGGATTTTTATATTTCCGGTATTGCACCTTTAGAAAATCAGTTAGTATTACTAGGTTGCTTGAAAGAATTGGATGAAGATGGAAAGAGTCAGAGGCCCACATTACATGTTGTTGAACCAAAGTATCATGATTTTACTCTTGTGTGTGCAAATTCGCTTACACTTCGTGGTTATAAAGAATACAGTTGTAATGATTATCATTTAGACTGTTTGAAAGAGGAAAACAG GTTTTTTATTGTCAGTCCAAAAGATATTGTTGTAGCTAGTTTATATGATGCGGATGACAGAATTGAGTGGCTATTGAGTCATGGAAAATTCGAACAAGCATTAGAGGCAGTAACATTAGATAATGGCAAAGATTGTAAGAAGTACACTTTTGTTTATGTTGGCCGTATATACTTAGATCATTTGTTAGCTTGTGGAAAATATGATGAAGCAGGAAAACTCTGCTCTAAAATTTTaggaaaggataaaaaattgtggGAGGAAGAA GTATATAAATTTGCAAGAGTTCACCAACTGAGGTCTATTTCTTCTTACCTCCCAAGAGGCGATGTCACGTTAGATCCATTGATTTACGAAATGGTTCTTtatgaatatttgaaaatggaTCCTGATGGATTTCTTCAACTAGTCAAAGAATGGTCTCCTAAATTATATAAAGTTGCAGCTGTTGTAAATGGTGTTTTGGAACATCTTATCGTTGATAATCAACGACAAAATGTACTGTTAGAAGCTTTAGCTATTCTATATATTCATGATGAAAAATACGACAAAGCGTTAGCCATGTATTTAAAATTGAGACATAAAGATGTATTTCAGCTTATTAAAAAATACCATCTGTATAATACCGTTTACGACATGATAGAAGGTTTAATGGATTTAGATGCGGAACGTgctatacaattttttttagaaaaggaTGCAGTACCATCTGATATCGTTGTACAAAAATTGCAGCATAATCATCGATATTTATACTTG TATTTAgatgaattaaataaaaaagatacagAAGATAAATATCATGGATTGTTAGTCCAGCTTTATGCTAATTATTCAAGAGATAAATTGTTACCTCTTCTACGCCGTTCTAATAATTATCCAATACAACAAGCACTAGATATCTGTAGTCAGCGAAAATTTTATCCAGAAATGGTATATCTACTTGGTAGAATTGGAAACACTTCTGAAGCTTTAGCACTTATGACTAGAGAATTAAACGATATGCAGAGTGCGATCGCATTTTGTCAAGAACACGATGACGAGGAACTGTGGAATGATTTGATTATTTATTCTTTGGATAAGCCCA AGGCTATTACATTTTTGTTGCAAAAAATAGGCACATATGTTGATCCTAGACTTATGGTACAAAGAATAGAACCGTCTTTAGAAATTCCTGGTTTAAAGAAAGCTTTAGTTAAGATGATGTGTGACTACAATCTCCAAGTGTCAGTACAAGAAGGATGTAGAAAAATGTTATCCAATGATTATTTCAATTTACATGAAAGGCTAGTTAAATGTTATCAAAAAGGGATATTTATAGATG ATGACCAAATGTGTGGAGCTTGCCATAGGAAAATAATTGTAAGAG AACCAAGGAATCTAGTTGTATTTTATTGTAAACATTCGTTTCATGAAGATTGTCTACCAAATTTCGAGGTAGTG GAAAATTGTGTTATATGTAACTCGCAAAAAGATATATCTCCTAGCAGAAAATGA
- the LOC117155319 gene encoding ciliogenesis-associated TTC17-interacting protein, with protein MSNTEEILCKLFDIRDWIPEFSIDDVNQADLCFRETLIISLKNEPMKETEPIGGYCILVESIGPKAREFLVHVQSSMSIDGHFGGSKIISSATSKFHCLEEKRTEFVYEDGLHEKTIFIGIEENCYSVKLTRTCLCDKSTETKDLSFCTNSNLISEGVNILLMRYLALINYEGTLTFESISIDGDLAESNYICIPAERMELDGHYLDVYTIERKICKEDGTVHTIRTYLTPKARILRHNWLDVPYVLKINPLTDPDVRSKTIRMETPLRECWIEDIEMFSKYLDMKFSKIAEQTEYLADHPEVKQLIADYVQTLLVGNHLFNWGNIVPILLKQVKCTIFYDNVLILFINYWSPQ; from the exons ATGTCGAATACAGAAGAAATTTTATGTAAACTATTTGATATTCGAGATTGGATCCCTGAATTTTCAattg ACGATGTAAATCAAGCAGATTTATGTTTCCGGGAGAccttaataatttctttaaaaaatgaaCCTATGAAGGAGACGGAACCAATAGGCGGTTATTGTATTTTGGTAGAATCCATCGGGCCCAAGGCTCGGGAATTTTTAGTGCATGTGCAATCTTCGATGTCTATTGATGGTCATTTCGGTGGGTCAAAAATTATTAGTTCGGCAACGTCGAAATTCCACTGCCTAGAAGAAAAAAGGACAGA ATTCGTATACGAAGATGGACTGCatgaaaaaacaatttttataggCATTGAAGAGAATTGTTACTCTGTAAAATTGACACGCACTTGTCTGTGTGATAAATCTACTGAAACTAAAGATTTATCCTTTTGCACTAACAGCAATCTAATAAGTGAAGGAGTAAATATATTACTTATGCGATATTTGGCGCTTATAAATTATGAGGGAACATTAACTTTTGAAAGCATTTCCATTGATGGAGATCTTGCTGAATCCAACTAT ATATGTATTCCTGCTGAACGTATGGAATTAGATGGACATTATTTAGATGTTTATACGATCGAACGTAAAATATGCAAAGAAGATGGAACTGTTCATACTATAAGAACTTATTTAACTCCGAAAGCAAGAATACTCCGACATAATTGGTTGGATGTGccatatgtattaaaaattaatccatTAACTGATCCAGATGTCCGAAGTAAAACAATAAGAATGGAAACGCCTCTCAGAGAATGCTGGATAGAAGATATTGAAatgttttctaaatatttaGATATGAAA TTTTCCAAAATTGCTGAACAAACAGAATATCTAGCTGACCATCCAGAAGTAAAGCAATTGATCGCAGATTACGTTCAAACACTATTAGTTGGTAATCATCTTTTCAACTGGGGAAACATTGTACCAATACTTCTCAAACAGGTCAAATGCACAATATTTTACGAtaatgtattaatattatttataaattactggTCTCCACAGTAA
- the ATPsynbeta gene encoding ATP synthase, beta subunit → MLNVVSKAAAGALRAVKPTLLQNEVARISGALSVNSRDYAKAAGSKAGAQGKVVAVIGAVVDVQFDDDLPPILNALEVQNRTPRLVLEVAQHLGENTVRTIAMDGTEGLVRGQTVLDSGYPIRIPVGAETLGRIINVIGEPIDERGPIPTDKLAAIHADAPEFVEMSVEQEILVTGIKVVDLLAPYAKGGKIGLFGGAGVGKTVLIMELINNVAKAHGGYSVFAGVGERTREGNDLYHEMIESGVISLKDKTSKVALVYGQMNEPPGARARVALTGLTVAEYFRDQEGQDVLLFIDNIFRFTQAGSEVSALLGRIPSAVGYQPTLATDMGSMQERITTTRKGSITSVQAIYVPADDLTDPAPATTFAHLDATTVLSRAIAELGIYPAVDPLDSTSRIMDPNIIGAEHYSVARGVQKILQDYKSLQDIIAILGMDELSEEDKLTVARARKIQRFLSQPFQVAEVFTGHPGKLVPLEETIKGFKKILGGEYDHLPEVAFYMVGPIEEVVAKAESLAK, encoded by the exons ATGTTGAACGTCGTATCGAAAGCAGCTGCTGGCGCCTTAAGGGCCGTCAAACCCACTCTTCTTCAAAATGAAGTTGCTAGAATCTCCGGGGCATTATCAGTAAATA gcAGAGATTATGCGAAAGCTGCAGGATCTAAGGCTGGTGCACAAGGAAAAGTTGTTGCTGTCATTGGTGCAGTTGTTGATGTACAATTTGATGATGATCTCCCTCCAATTCTTAATGCCTTGGAAGTCCAAAATCGTACCCCCAGGCTGGTACTTGAAGTAGCTCAGCATTTGGGAGAAAACACAGTGCGCACTATTGCTATGGATG gtACTGAAGGTCTGGTTCGTGGACAAACTGTCCTGGATTCTGGATATCCAATTCGTATTCCAGTTGGTGCTGAGACACTGGGTCGCATTATTAATGTTATTGGTGAACCAATTGATGAACGTGGACCTATTCCTACTGACAAACTTGCTGCTATCCACGCAGACGCTCCTGAATTTGTAGAAATGTCTGTCGAACAGGAGATTTTAGTAACTGGAATAAAAGTCGTAGATCTTCTTGCTCCTTATGCTAAGGGAGGAAAAATTg GTTTGTTTGGTGGTGCCGGGGTCGGGAAAACTGTATTGATTATGGAACTGATTAATAATGTAGCAAAGGCCCATGGCGGTTATTCTGTGTTTGCTGGTGTAGGTGAACGAACCCGTGAAGGCAATGACTTGTATCATGAAATGATTGAATCTGGTGTCATTTCATTGAAAGATAAAACCTCCAAAGTAGCTCTGGTATATGGTCAAATGAACGAACCGCCAGGCGCTCGTGCTCGTGTTGCTTTAACTGGTTTAACCGTTGCCGAATACTTCCGAGATCAAGAAGGACAGGATGTATTATTGTTCATTGATAACATCTTCCGGTTTACTCAAGCTGGTTCTgaa GTGTCGGCCTTGTTAGGTCGTATTCCATCCGCTGTAGGTTATCAGCCAACATTGGCAACTGATATGGGTAGCATGCAGGAGCGTATTACGACAACAAGAAAAGGATCTATCACATCTGTACAGGCTATTTATGTACCTGCTGATGATTTGACAGATCCTGCTCCAGCAACCACTTTTGCTCACTTGGACGCTACGACTGTATTGTCTCGAGCTATTGCCGAATTGG GTATCTATCCTGCTGTCGATCCACTCGACTCCACTTCTCGTATCATGGACCCTAACATTATCGGTGCTGAACATTATAGTGTTGCTCGCGGTGTGCAAAAAATCTTACAAGATTATAAATCACTTCAAGATATTATTGCCATCTTAGGTATGGATGAATTATCGGAAGAAGATAAACTGACTGTAGCGCGTGCTCGTAAGATCCAAAGGTTCTTGTCTCAACCATTCCAG GTTGCTGAAGTGTTCACTGGTCATCCCGGCAAATTAGTACCGCTAGAAGAAACTATTAAAGGATTCAAGAAAATCCTTGGTGGAGAGTATGATCATTTACCAGAAGTCGCGTTCTACATGGTCGGACCGATTGAAGAAGTAGTCGCAAAAGCAGAATCGTTGGCAAAATAA
- the LOC117155317 gene encoding protein FAM136A translates to MVEEQQKRIEEHTSKIVEEIDKSMRKMKADAYRCAAICCDNETYSIQRVQNCVKNCNNSLDQAQEYAREELERVQNRLQRCVMDCNDRIKDAAGPNPSQRDLEKYSEIFDKCVTKCVDNYCETLPTLQKTMKNVLSEKKYQQ, encoded by the exons ATGGTTGAAGAACAACAGAAACGAATCGAAGAACATACTAGCAAAATAGTCGAAGAAATTGATAAATCAATGAGAAAAATGAAG GCTGATGCATATAGATGTGCTGCAATTTGTTGTGATAATGAGACCTATAGTATACAACGAGTACAGAACTGTGTAAAAAATTGCAATAATTCACTGGATCAAGCTCAAGAATATGCTAGAGAAGAACTGGAAAGAGTTCAA aatCGATTACAAAGGTGTGTTATGGATTGTAATGATAGAATAAAAGATGCGGCAGGTCCAAATCCATCACAGCGTGATTTGGAAAAATATAGTGAGATATTTGATAAGTGTGTAACAAAATGTGTAGATAATTATTGTGAAACATTACCTACCTTACaaaaaacaatgaaaaatgTTTTATCTGAGAAGAAATATCAACAGTAA
- the LOC143303464 gene encoding uncharacterized protein LOC143303464, whose protein sequence is MTWETSTLKEDYDSSVTSQLAEKKLDTFCGICGFYIDYTTLKKFSSTSFTEECHEMKANTLNYITKTSSDGFTKSICSEDSNNTVPDNQEKFDVSTPINSMPDILPQLKRTCDQCQAIIQVCGDHKSCSICPGCLKVFKICTKCATIDQILQKLK, encoded by the exons ATGACCTGGGAGACCAGTACATTGAAAGAAGATTATGATAGTAGTGTAACATCACAGCTAGCAGAAAAAAAGTTGGATACATTTTGCGGTATCTGTGGATTTTATATAGATTATACCACATTGAAGAAATTTTCTTCCACATCTTTTACAGAGGAATGTCATGAGATGAAGGCAAATACTTTGAATTATATAACGAAGACA AGTTCTGACGGCTTTACAAAATCTATCTGCTCGGAAGATTCAAATAATACTGTACCTGATAATCAAGAAAAATTTGATGTATCTACTCCAATAAATTCTATGCCTGATATCTTACCGCAATTAAAGAGAACTTGTGATCAATGTCAAGCTATTATTCAAGTTTGTGGAGATCataaa TCTTGTTCGATATGTCCTGGATGTCTTAAAGTATTCAAAATATGTACTAAATGTGCTACTATTgatcaaatattacaaaagctaaaataa